A single region of the Procambarus clarkii isolate CNS0578487 chromosome 59, FALCON_Pclarkii_2.0, whole genome shotgun sequence genome encodes:
- the LOC123768176 gene encoding uncharacterized protein: MNGWVMLASVVVVVCGVHGQGDSLDCTPEEVAAAKSSVSTGLQDLYLPLLDESSGNIRTVMTNENDVTQHIDCIIENKACTKLGKSLQYFITNQSGTDLCAGCQPCQRTRFQFILTELRCKYPAQANRIQTFVTETRKIDIYQYFSVDPTC; encoded by the exons ATGAACGGGTGGGTGATGCTggcgtcagtggtggtggtcgtgtgtggcgtCCACGGCCAGGGAGACTCTCTTGACTGTACCCCGGAGGAGGTGGCCGCGGCCAAGAGCTCCGTCAGCACCGGCCTCCAGGACCTGTACCTGCCGCTCCTCGACGAGTCCTCTGGCAACATCCGTACCGTCATGACCAACGAGAACGATGTCACTCAACACATTGACTGTATCATCGAGAACAAGGCTTGTACCAAGCTGGGAAAGTCGCTCCAGT ACTTCATCACCAACCAATCAGGCACTGATCTGTGCGCCGGGTGCCAGCCTTGCCAGAGGACGCGCTTCCAGTTCATCCTGACAGAACTCCGCTGCAAGTATCCTGCCCAAGCCAACAGGATCCAGACCTTCGTCACAGAAACAAGAAAGATCGATATCTATCAGTATTTTAGCGTGGATCCAACATGTTAG